Proteins encoded within one genomic window of Tigriopus californicus strain San Diego chromosome 12, Tcal_SD_v2.1, whole genome shotgun sequence:
- the LOC131892055 gene encoding uncharacterized protein LOC131892055: MRSLFGILAIAGIVMSEDFQCYTCENESGLMVDCGTSMGTLKQCPNEFHFCLTVQAKNAGKEETIKGCGKKELNDSAFEELNPKVKQAIKKAIETPALPKIWIDGCLDITEGESKQVQSTVCFCSTSKCNAEGSNGNSATGSEIMNSLVAFGALILRRFA; the protein is encoded by the exons ATGAGATCCTTATTTGGCATTCTTGCCATTGCTGGTATAG TTATGTCGGAGGACTTCCAATGCTACACTTGTGAAAACGAGTCAGGATTGATGGTTGATTGCGGAACTTCCATGGGAACACTGAAGCAATGTCCAAACGAGTTCCACTTTTGTCTCACTGTTCAAGCCA AGAATGCGGGCAAAGAAGAGACCATCAAAGGTTGTGGTAAAAAGGAGCTGAACGATTCTGCATTTGAGGAGTTAAACCCAAAAGTAAAACAAGCAATCAAAAAGGCAATTGAGACACCAGCTCTACCTAAAATTTGGATCGACGGTTGCTTGGATATTACCGAAGGCGAGTCGAAACAG GTTCAATCGACAGTTTGCTTTTGCTCTACTTCTAAGTGCAATGCTGAAGGTAGCAATGGGAATAGTGCAACTGGTTCTGAAATAATGAACTCCCTTGTAGCGTTCGGTGCTCTCATCCTGCGCCGCTTTGCTTGA